In candidate division KSB1 bacterium, the sequence ATCCAGAGAGAATTCAAGAAATCCGGGTTTCAACCTGAATGGGCGGTAAACATCGTTTTTGTCGGGGCGCTTTGTGGTATTGTTGGAGCCCGCCTGTATTTTATTCTGGAATATTTTAGCGAATTCCTCCGGGATCCACTTAGCATGCTGCTTAGCGGTAGCGGGCTTACCTGGTATGGCGGTTTCATTGCTGGCTTTATAGGCATCGTTTGGATGATCTATCGATTACCTGCCCCGACAGTGAAAATGGCGGACATCATCGCTCCAATGGTTTTGTTGGGATATGGTATAGGAAGAATCGGCTGTCTCTTGGCAGGTGATGGTGATTATGGTTTCGCAACTAATGTACCGTGGGCAATGAGTTTCCCAAATGGATTAGTGCCAACCGAAGTCGCGGTTCATCCCAC encodes:
- a CDS encoding prolipoprotein diacylglyceryl transferase, which produces MIPILFEIGPFRVGSFGLMMVIAFLICVYFIQREFKKSGFQPEWAVNIVFVGALCGIVGARLYFILEYFSEFLRDPLSMLLSGSGLTWYGGFIAGFIGIVWMIYRLPAPTVKMADIIAPMVLLGYGIGRIGCLLAGDGDYGFATNVPWAMSFPNGLVPTEVAVHPTPIYDTLMSFTAFLILWNLRKKITIPGFMVSGLFFCYGIIRFISEFFRTTPKVLFGWMSMAQIISVLSIVFAILCAIYYNKKASQEKVVAVT